A DNA window from Danio aesculapii chromosome 14, fDanAes4.1, whole genome shotgun sequence contains the following coding sequences:
- the adra2da gene encoding alpha-2Da adrenergic receptor encodes MSVTPAANATEEAANITASPKLWPYTEPASAFIILVVSLIILLTIVGNVLVIVAVLTSRALRAPQNLFLVSLACADILVATLVIPFSLANEIMGYWYFGSTWCAFYLALDVLFCTSSIVHLCAISLDRYWSVTKAVRYNLKRTPRRIKCMIAVVWLISAVISFPPLIMTKHDEKECLINDETWYILSSCAVSFFAPGLIMITVYCKIYRVAKQRSSTVFVAKNGLERQPSQSETCFVRKDKFEKESPSSNSSESAERQEELDDIDLEESAASDSRVRGSRFSKRRRVEGERRGPQRSCRVSWAAHQEPGSRQQQLASKSKVAQMREKRFTFVLAVVMGVFVLCWFPFFFTYSLQAVCGERCDPPEALFKLFFWIGYCNSSVNPIIYTIFNRDFRKAFKKVVCWSAQRT; translated from the coding sequence ATGTCTGTGACTCCAGCGGCCAACGCGACGGAGGAGGCCGCCAACATCACCGCCAGCCCGAAACTCTGGCCGTACACCGAGCCCGCCTCCGCGTTCATCATCCTCGTGGTGTCTCTCATCATCCTGCTTACCATCGTCGGGAATGTTCTAGTGATCGTGGCGGTTTTGACCAGCCGCGCGCTGCGCGCTCCACAGAACCTTTTCCTGGTGTCGCTCGCGTGCGCGGACATACTGGTGGCCACGCTGGTGATCCCGTTCTCCCTCGCCAACGAGATCATGGGATACTGGTACTTCGGCAGCACCTGGTGCGCGTTTTACCTGGCGCTGGATGTGCTGTTCTGCACGTCTTCCATCGTGCACCTGTGCGCCATCAGCTTGGACAGGTACTGGTCCGTCACCAAAGCGGTGCGCTACAACCTGAAGCGCACGCCGAGGCGCATCAAGTGCATGATCGCGGTGGTGTGGCTGATCTCCGCCGTCATCTCCTTCCCGCCGCTCATCATGACCAAACACGACGAGAAGGAGTGTCTGATCAACGACGAGACCTGGTACATCCTCTCCTCCTGCGCGGTGTCCTTCTTCGCGCCCGGGCTCATCATGATCACGGTTTACTGCAAGATCTACCGCGTCGCCAAACAGCGCTCCTCCACGGTGTTCGTGGCCAAGAACGGTCTGGAGAGGCAGCCGTCCCAGTCGGAGACCTGTTTTGTGCGCAAGGATAAGTTTGAGAAGGAGTCTCCGAGCAGCAACAGCTCCGAGAGCGCGGAGCGGCAAGAGGAGCTGGACGATATCGACCTGGAGGAGAGCGCGGCGTCCGACAGCAGAGTCCGGGGCTCGCGCTTTTCCAAGCGGCGGCGGGTGGAGGGCGAGCGACGCGGCCCGCAGAGGAGCTGCCGGGTGTCCTGGGCTGCGCATCAGGAGCCCGGCAGCAGACAGCAGCAGCTCGCCTCCAAGAGCAAAGTGGCGCAGATGCGAGAGAAGCGCTTCACCTTTGTGCTGGCGGTGGTGATGGGGGTGTTCGTGCTCTGCTGGTTCCCCTTCTTCTTCACCTACAGCCTGCAGGCGGTGTGCGGGGAGCGCTGCGACCCGCCCGAGGCGCTCTTCAAGCTCTTCTTCTGGATCGGATACTGCAATAGCTCCGTCAACCCCATCATCTACACCATCTTCAACAGGGACTTCAGGAAGGCCTTCAAGAAAGTCGTGTGCTGGAGCGCGCAGCGGACATGA